The nucleotide window ATCACAAGCCGACGCTCAGTGAGTGTGTGGAAGCGGTACGGAAGCAGTTCTATTCGGGAGAAGGGGCGATTCAGTGGGCAGGTGAGGCGATCGCCCGTGCCAATGCTGATTTACTCGATACTCCCGCAACCCGCAAAGAATTTTTGCAGGCATACGAAAACGGAACGGCGGCTCAGTGGTTAAGCGAGCGCCACATTGCACCCGTAGAAATTGAGCATCGGTTAGGGCGCTACGGGCTGAACCCCTGCGGCGAAATTTTGGGCGAAAACTTCCACTGCAACTTGTCAGAAGTTCATCTCAACCAACTCGATCCTAAAAATATTCAAGATCAAGAGGATGCGTTCAGCGCCGCTGCGCTGTCAGTCACGGGTCTACTCAATCATCAGTTTGTTGAATCCCGCTATCGTCAATCGCGGGAGTTTGACCCGATTGTGGGCGTGTCGTTTACAGGATTGTTTGATTTCTTTGTCAATGCGTTTGGCTCGGAGTGGCTGCGCTGGTGGGAGCAGGGTCGCCCTGACACGATCGCCGGACTTAGCTTCAAGCAACAGGAGCAAAAGTATTTGAGCCATTGGAAGGAAGTCGTGCATCGGGTAGTGTGGGATTATTGCGAGCGCCACAATCTCAAGCGTCCTAACCGTTGCACCACAGTTCAACCCGCAGGCACAAAATCACTGTTAACTGGCGCTAGTCCTGGCTGGCATCCGCCCAAGGCACAGCGCTTCCTTCGCCGCATTACATTCCGCAAGAACGATCCGGTGGCGCTGGCTTGCCTGGACTATGGCTACAAAATTACGCCTTCTCAGTCGGACAAAGACGAAAACGGCAGATTATTAGATGATGCCTTTGACCCGCGTTGCACAGAGTGGCTGGTGGAAATTCCGGTGGAGGTGCCTTGGGCAAACTTGCCAGGTGCAGATGCGATCGACATTTCTAAATTCACGGCGCTGGCGCAAATGGACTTTTATATGCAAGTCCAAAAGTTCTACACGGCTCACAATACTTCGGCAACGGTGGAGCTGCGAGAGAACGAAATTGAGGGCATGGGGCAGCGAATTTATGACGCAATTCAGAATGATGAAGGCTATATTTCTGCGGCTCTTCTGGCTCGGTTTGATGACCTGCAAACGTTTCCTCGTCTGCCCTTTGAGCCAATTTCTAAGGAGATGTACGAACAGCTAACCGAAGAGGTGAAGGCGCGCCGCAAATTGGTGGATTTCCATCAGGCGTTGAGTCGGTATGACTCTGGCGAGTTGATTGAGGCGGGTCCGGCTGGCTGTGATAGCGATAAGTGCATGATGCCGGAGAAGAAGGGGTAAAAATTGAGTTGATGTTTGCGATCGCTCTCTGCTGTGGTGGGGGGCGATCGTGCTTCTGAATCACTATTCTAAATCGAAGAGTTGCACGTCTGATTGCAGTTTCTAACAAAGCTATGGAGAATTTAGACAAGAACGATTGTGAAGCCAAGGAAAGGTTGTTTTACAGCGCCATGTTAAGCGCATGGCTAAACACAAGACTTGAGCTTGATAAGCAATTATTAGGACTATCAGTCACAGCTATTGGGTTGTTGGTTACTTTGTTAAGAACGTTGGGTGTTTCAAACTTCTCACAGATAGTGCTTTTTGGGTTTGCACTCTTTGCCTATTTGACCACAGTAATATCAGTCATTTATATTCTGCACGAGAACTCCGAGCACATCGAAAAGCTGTTAAATAGTTCAGAAGCTGAAGAAAGCCAATTTTTAGCAGTTCTAGACACAGTTGCTGGAATTAGCTTTGTTATAGGCATGATGCTGACAGTTACAATTGGGATACATTCGGCAGTAATTAATTTAAGCGAAAAAGGAGCAATTGTGAGCCAAGAACAGCCTAAAAACTTTAGCATCCAAACTGATAGCTGGAATGGTGTTAATAAACTACGCCCTCAGCCTCCGAAAAAAGACTCTAACGATACTACTAATGAATCAAAGCCTTCAAAAACTTCTGAAGGCTTTGACGATAGCAAGTCAAATAACTGATTGTTCCCAACCCTAGCCTTTCTCTCATTTTCAGTCTCCAGGCTATGAAGGCAGGGCTATTCATCATTGTGATCTTTAATGAGTCAGTCTGCTACTGAAGAAGTGCAATTATTCATCACCGAAGCCAAGAGGCTTTCGGCTAAATCGTTCTATCAGCATTTTAAGCATGATGAGGAACTCGGTTTTTCAGATGACTCTTTTCCTGAAAACACGCCTACAGTAGAACAGCTTGAATCTTATCTTCTGCACTTTCGCAAATTTGTTCAGAAGAACGATCGCGTCTGTATTCATAGCGTGAATAAATACGTTCATGAGCTTGCAAAAGAGCAGAGTGTTTTTCTTAATGAATGGAACACAGCATACAAATCTTTCCAAGAGTTTTTAGAAGCTAAAGCCTTGACTGGAAGAATGATTACTCATGTTCCAGAAATTCCTGACCTATCGCTACTTGACCTCTTTAAGGCTAGAACTTTTGGTGACTTGTCACATCTTGATCCAAAAAAGCAAGCCCTTCACCAGAAACTATCTTCGACCCATCAGTTAAATGGCTTGTATCGATTTGAGTACTATGACTTCTTGTTTGAAGTCGGTGAATTTATTGTTGAAATGGCAGACCTTTGCGTAGGGCTGCTTGGTTCTATAAATGATCAGATATGACTATGCCTGACGCTCCCCCCTCTTCCTCGCCTAAAGCTAAATGCCCTGCTTAAGCTATTTTTATTATTGGTGCCGCCTTCCAACTCAGTTAACTCATCGTTTTAGACAAGTTTCTTAAGATGGGTGAAGGGCGATCGCAACCTGGTTTGGGCGCTTAATACGCTACTAAAATAGGGTTAACCTCTCCCTGAATGTCAATGATGGATGGAACCTCGGTACCTGTGAAGCAGCACGCGTCAGTTTCACGCCCACCATCCCGGCACCATTTGCCAGCGGCAAGTACATGAGCGTCTTGGTACGATAGTCCAGCGCGCCAGGGGCTACCGTATCTTTATGCTGTAGCCCCTGACAATGCGATCGCCCTCTAGTAAACCGAGAAAGAATCTACAACTCTTTTGAATAAATCAGGAACCTTTTCCCATCTTTTTTCGCTGGTAGAAAGGTTGAATGTGAACAGTTGACCCCGGCGAACAACGACGCTGGCCAGGTTGTGACGAAGCTGATCGGGCAGCTTGACGGCATATTCCAAAATATAGTAAGTCTCGTTGTCAACTTCATGAGCGATCGCGTTCACTAACTCAGCCGTGCGACCCGAACCGGGAGGAGCGATCGCATTCTTCGACAACCGATATCCGACCTCGCTCGGCGTACCCAAATCCTTCAGCGTCTTGCCTTCAGGCACTGGATTAATAATGACGCTAACGTTCTCAGTTTCCTCAATAATGTCATGCAGCACGACATCAGGGCCGCCCTCAACTTTTACAGTCATCCAACCGCTGGGGTAAAGAAACTCGTACCCGTCATAATTATCTGAATAGCTCATTAAACTAG belongs to Timaviella obliquedivisa GSE-PSE-MK23-08B and includes:
- the nrdJ gene encoding ribonucleoside-triphosphate reductase, adenosylcobalamin-dependent is translated as MVQNIERTRHLDQFPESAPAANPVFFRTYSRRDKKVGNLRETWGEVCDRTLSGIVKLGKLTSDEAALINRMQRQLKSLPSGRWLWVGGTSWIENPENFSGAYNCTSTNAVDWQAFGLMMDLAMMGCGTGAVLEPKYTNQLPAIRNRLVVRLQGEIGTTSAEQRRDSTEVKIDGNQVTLHVGDSRRGWVKSYQTLLELSTDDRFTGDIQVAIDLSDVRPAGETLKGFGGVANPVRLPALYERCAAILNKANGRQLTTVECCLLIDEAAVTIVAGNIRRSAGMRQSGSDDVAFAMAKENLWQQDAEGNWSIDPERDALRMANHTRVFHHKPTLSECVEAVRKQFYSGEGAIQWAGEAIARANADLLDTPATRKEFLQAYENGTAAQWLSERHIAPVEIEHRLGRYGLNPCGEILGENFHCNLSEVHLNQLDPKNIQDQEDAFSAAALSVTGLLNHQFVESRYRQSREFDPIVGVSFTGLFDFFVNAFGSEWLRWWEQGRPDTIAGLSFKQQEQKYLSHWKEVVHRVVWDYCERHNLKRPNRCTTVQPAGTKSLLTGASPGWHPPKAQRFLRRITFRKNDPVALACLDYGYKITPSQSDKDENGRLLDDAFDPRCTEWLVEIPVEVPWANLPGADAIDISKFTALAQMDFYMQVQKFYTAHNTSATVELRENEIEGMGQRIYDAIQNDEGYISAALLARFDDLQTFPRLPFEPISKEMYEQLTEEVKARRKLVDFHQALSRYDSGELIEAGPAGCDSDKCMMPEKKG
- a CDS encoding photosystem II reaction center PsbP family protein codes for the protein MLKRIAAVLLIVLSLSLQSCASATTSLMSYSDNYDGYEFLYPSGWMTVKVEGGPDVVLHDIIEETENVSVIINPVPEGKTLKDLGTPSEVGYRLSKNAIAPPGSGRTAELVNAIAHEVDNETYYILEYAVKLPDQLRHNLASVVVRRGQLFTFNLSTSEKRWEKVPDLFKRVVDSFSVY